Genomic segment of Mercurialis annua linkage group LG6, ddMerAnnu1.2, whole genome shotgun sequence:
CTTTTTTACagttaactttaaaaataagaCATGCACATTATTTAAGAAAGTACTAATTTGTAAATCTAACTTGATTGGTAAAATGAACGTATCTACCGATAACTATAACGTTTTTGCCAAATATACCACGATTTTTAAATCTTACCAGTTTAATTTGTCGTCTTTTAATCTTTTGCCAAAATATACCCATGTTTTATTTGGAACTGATGTAGTGCAAGGTTGTATATATATGCTACATAAGATACATTTTGCACATGTAAACGAATAATTAAAATTACGCTATATCAGCTCAAAACGAGTCTTTGGTATATTTGgtgaaaattaaaagataaaggattaaattggaaaaatttaaagatcgtgatatatttgacaaaacaCTAAAATTGTGGGAAGCTAAGTTCATTTTGCCTCATAAATTCAGTTTCTCTTATTCAATTATATAGTTGAGCAAGGAACTTATTGTCTCAAGAGAAACAAACgccaaatttaatttacctttACACGACATCACAACGTCAATCTAATGAAACCTGGCAACAGCAAACTACCAAAAAGAGAAGAGAATGGGACTCAAAAGACTCATTTATCATGCTCTCGATCATCAAAAGCTGATTCAATAATCATATTAAGTAGAATATGACGagagaaaaaaggaaaataaaagatagaaaaaatttaaaattcgcaCTCAAactatcaaaattttaattcgttttattctaattactaaatttaaatttattcattAATGAGCTATATCTTAAATGATATAAACGTCGAGCAGCAAACTTTTAGGTGGTGGGTTTGAACATAAAATTTTTGGACAAAAATACATAACTAATTAATTctacttattttatttatagttttaatttaacGTAAAATTTTCGGTAGAAATAAAATTATGCATACTAAACAACTAAGTACGCTAGGTTTTATATTAGCTTACAAAATATGCGAGAACGGCTTAATTGTTCTTTATAGTTTTAATTGAAGAAGTGTCTAAAGTATGAATAGTTGCCTTGTCAGCTCCTTCCTCTTTATAGCCTTATATAAGGAAATACAATTTCTGTAACGAAATAAGCATTTTCAAGCAagctaaattaattaagatagcTCTTCTTGCTTGGTGATCttgcttttataaataaattaaattaaatatcagCGGATCACCTCGCGGAAGAGCTTCTTATTATCTAATTTATTCCAAGAATGGCATTAAATGATCCCCGTTTCGTTCTTGCCTTCGGGATTCTTGGTATATTTCTCTTCGATTCTCCGATTCAAGTTCTTTAATATCGAtacttattttttaatgttttgcaTTTTCAGGTAATGTGGTGTCATTCCTTGTATATCTGGCTCCATTGTAAGTTGATgaaattaatatatagtttaaatttttacaaacgaaACGCTGAAACGTAGAAGTcgatataatatattataaacttAAGTATTGTTCTTGAATATGTTTTGTTTCAGGCCGACGTTTTACAGAGtaataaagaaaaaatcaaCAGAAGGGTTCCAATCGATTCCGTATTCAGTTGCACTGTTCAGTGCTATGTTAACTCTCTATTATGCGACTCTAAAGGAGAATGCAATTCTTCTCATTACTATAAACTCAATTGGCTGTCTCATAGAAGGCATTTACGTAACTATATTTCTAATCTATGCAACACAGTCAGCAAAGGTATTAAAtgttttaggttttgttttaCTTGTAGTACACGTTAACGAAGTAACAAACTGAATCATTTATATTTCTGCAGAAGTTAACGGTGAAACTGCTGGTGTTTTTCAACTTGGGAGCTTATTTGTTGATAGTATTATTAACGGCAAAGTTGAGTCATGGGTCTGTTAGGGCACACATTGTTGGATGGATTTGCGCCGTCTTCTCCGTTTGTGTGTTTGCTGCTCCACTTAGTATCATGGTATCAAATGTTATTTCTGTGTATGTTTGAATGAAAAATAGTTAGGATTGtgaatattaattatgattGAATGTTGATTACAGAGGCTGGTTATAAGGACAAGGAGTGTGGAATACATGCCATTCTCACTCTCGTTTTTCTTGACTCTTTGTGCTACATGCTGGCTTGGTTATGGACTTGCTGTTAATGATTACTTTATTGCTGTAAGTACTCCTTTAATTCATCAACCTTTTGTATGCAAAAATTGGGTTAATCTTTTCATTTCAGTTACTGAATtgtaaactttttatatttttattatcatttttatttcattttttttcattttagtaaaccaattttcattttcccaaaaccaaaatttattattagagttttttttttttggaataatTCTAGTCTACCACGTTATCTATAGAATAAGTCACTTATGTCATCAGGCCGCTTAgttttagtttggttttatgattcagtttagttttaaaagtaaaaagatttcagttattcatcaaaaaaaacaTCAGTTAAATATTTGTACaaaccaaaataataaataaacaaaaatcaaccaaagaaactagtttagtttggttttatatttgaaattttctaaaagttcggtttgatttgattaaaaaaaattgagttcgGTTTAGAACCGAATGGTGTACTTTACTTAATTAACCGCTTATTTTTGTTTGATGATTTCAGTCACCAAACATCCTAGGATTCTTGTTCGGAATAGCTCAGATGGCGTTGTACATGATCTACAAGAACAAAAATAAGGAACAGATCCTGCCTACCACCAACTCACAAGAACTAGCAAAAATTGAGCCTCAAAAGAGCAAAGATGGTCTTCAAAATTCTAATGCCACCAACTTAAACCCTAAACAAGAGCAAAAAGCAGCAGTACTCGACGGAGGAGCAGCAGCAGCTACTGGACTCAACAATGCGTAAACTTGTAGCCTTTTCTGTTCTTATGAACCTCACATCAGACGCACTATATGATGCTGATTCAGAATAACTGCTCTCGAGCGGATTATTATACATGTTGTTCATCTGTAGCTTCAAATTCTTCGGCGATGAGGGTTTTCATTTCCTGCATATTTGACCGGTTATACTGGCCTTCTGTCAATAACTACTGCATTTTTTATGAGCAATAAAATTCAGAGTTTACCACCATTATTTGATTTCTCTATTCGACGGATATTTCTGACAAATTTTTATATAGACttagtctatcacgtcatccatAGACAAATCAATctcattatgacacgtcattaaaatggtggcgttattgtaatattactattaaacggtgtaaaaaataataaacgaaATTACAATAACGCCAATTTAATGATGTATTATAATGTACAGccgaccctctaataattaataacatgatggatcaaaaaattattaattattagaattattaatttatagaatttgtatatgaaaaattatgaaaattataaaagatatcaggataatgttaaaaaaatttataaactatacatattttttcactttaatcacgaattttaaaacGTCCCAattgtatgaatttttttctcaatctGATACATGAGGTCATAATATGCTTACGTGGCTAACAAATATGATGTTcacctaaataaaattattccagTGAATGAGTGTCACGTCAACATATGTATCAAACTGAGAAAATAATGCAGCTATGTGCATAcaattgagacgttttaaagttcgtaattaaattgagaaaacatttatagcttataaatttaattaatattgctcaatatattttaaaatatttgcatccatagacctaatattaatgttatattataaaaaaaccaaTTAAATACACTTCacaattattcaatttaaaataaataactttgtatttcaaaaatatcgatttgatattaaattaaaaaataattatcaaaaagataTATTGATAAAGTACAATAacttttaatatctttttttacTGGCATATGAGAgatcttttattttagtaaataattaAGTTTACATAACGCTTTTATCTCtcacatataaattaaattaatatattatatttatacgtaaatatatacatttctttaaaaaaaatctctctaataattaatattcatataaaatatatttaaaattttattaattattaaataatagaattattaattatatccGACGTGTAACAAAGTTGGTTCCCTCAATTTTCtgttaattattagaattattaatttattgaatattaactattagagggtttACTGTAATTGGCTTAATATATAGATGACGTGGTAAATTAAATCTATGTAAAAAATTCTCGAAATTTTTTCTCTAAATATCTGTATTTTATTCATTGGACTCAACCAATTAAATGTTATAAGATTTTACATATTTTCAATGATATATAATTTTCTAACGTATGTTGGCTTGAATCGATAAATAAATCACAAATAGGGTCTATATAAGAACTTTTTGcaacatttttcaattttatttacgaaaaataaattaacggcttaatatcttaaaaatatcattattttaCGGATGAGTGGTATCCATTTAGTGGCTAATCAGTCTCTTCTGGATGCCTGCTTTCTTTGtatcattatttatttttagacgaGCTCATTCAGTTATATTGAGGAGTCACATATTTTTATAGTTCtgacaattttattaataaaaattaacctttaacaaaaacaaaatgcatATGCTAATCgttaatcagtttttggccgaTTCTGAtttctgatttttttcatttctttcactagtttgatctaaagaaattttaaaaaataaataaaatttattaaaacgaATATTTTTGAAATCGCCGAACCGTCTAGTtggtaattatataattatgtgATCTCTATAATTATTGAGATTTATGTTTTCATTTTCAGTTTATAAATTACTAGTATATAGTATctattaaaaaaacttaaaaagaataaattaaattttaaaatttgacatagaatatagtaatttatttaCCTTTGAAAGAATGATGAGGAAATTAGACGGtacacataaaaaattaaaataattacactCTGCACTTAAGTAGTCTTTTAATTGGGATCAACACTTTCTAAATtgaagaaattaaatataacacgtaatttttgaaaataattccaAGGATACGTGTTGTCACGTGATAGACTTGATATGTTTGGGACCGTTCTCTTCCATTTTTTTCCCGTTCTCTTCCATTATTTCTCTCTATCTCAAATCTCCGTCGGAGAATCGGTTGGATTCTGGCAGGTAACGATAGATCTTCAGAGTCAAATTCTGATGCTCCACAACCCATTCTTAATTACAGAACGTTAAAAGTTTAAgacaaatttaaaatcaaaatttacttttttgatCCTTAAATAAATCTCTGCTGCATTAATTTGTTGTCATATGAGTTTTGGATGTTGTTGGTTTAACAATAGAAACAAGTTGTGAACAGATTTATGGAAACATTATTTTTCCACGCTCATCGAGTGTTCGATAAAATTCCTCAAAGGAATTCATTTGTGAAATTATTCTTGTCAGTGCAAGAATAATCTAAGAATGACTCTCAATGAGATTCGCAAGAACTGAGCTTAGCTATGCATATTGGAAGTTTTATTTCATTCACTGAACAAGAGAGGTGTTGCTTTTCCATAAttcttgtttcttttttatACGTAAGGAAAGAGTTGAGTTATATTAGTGGAAAGTGACCTTTATTGTGATCATTGCCTATATTATTAACGTCATGGTATAAGAAGCAAAAATTACAAGGTTGTAGCATTACAATTATGGGTTACTTTGCGGATTCGTTGGATGTTCTAGAATAAGGACATGAAAGCAAATGGAGCTGATTATTTTGAGCTCAGTCAGGTGCTAAATTGATTTGACTTTTAATGGATATAAAGTCAAAAAGATGTTTAGTGTTTCTTGTATTGATATTTATAAATCTGCTTCACTATAATGCTTCTCTGCTGCTTTTTATTGTTCTACAAACTGTTGCAAGACTATTTTCTTATCAAGCTACAAATGTTGCATACATGTCTAGTTTGAGGGGGGCTAACACAGTTACTTCTCAACTGCATCACTAAACTTATGTGGATGTGTTTGATAAAAAGGCTTAACAAATAGTGAATCTTTTTTTTCTCCTTTCTTTCTTTCACTTATGATTAGTTTTTGTTTAAATACAGGTTAGTGCTTTTGGTATGGCTCATCATGATGAAGATGATAAGAATAAGGTCGCCGGTCATGAGCATCACACTACTACTTATAAGGAAACTAAGTTTTAATTATGAAATGGACCTAAACTTGTTTACTATGTTTTAGTTCCTTGTTGATGGTTTTTCTTGTTTATGAGACCTGTGACTATATATGTATTGGCTTCTGTAAAAATAAAGAGTCTCTCTAGGGAGATTGTTATGAATTGCTGCCATTATGATAAATACTTTGTTATTGTATACATTATTGTCTTTACTTGTgctaaaaaagttttaaatttgagtTGCTTGTAAGTATATAATTACTCACAAATAtgtttatctaataattaaaaatgaagaaaaataataagtatattttatgtatattttatatatatttttataaaaaaatactaataaatatactctatgtatattttgtgtatactttataaaaaataataagtatacTCTATTGATTGTACattttgtataaattatatttttttagaaaataataagtgcattttgtgtatattttatgtatacattataaaaagtaataattatactctatatattttttatgtattttttgtgtatactttatagaaaataataattatagtttattttatactttgtgTATATTTTGTAACTCCAGTCTGTGTATTCTTCATATAcactttttgtatattttttaattttaaaaaaataaatatactatgtgaatttattgtgtatattttgtaattttaaaataatatatatattttgtatatattttgtatatattttttgtatacttctaaattttaaaataataaatatattttgtgaatactttttaattagaatatattttcGAATAAATCTTGTACTTTCTttagaaaataataagtattctttatatatagtttgtgtatactttataaaaaataataagaatttttatgtattttatatatatatatattatagaaaataataagtattttttatatatattttgtgtatattttgtaATATCAACATAATTAGTTTTGATacatttgaataataaatatactttttttataaaataataaatatactttttatatattttgtgtatacttTGTGTATGTTCTTATAAGAAATAATAGATATATTCTATGTACTTTTTCTGtatactttataaaaaataataagtattcTTTATATATACATTGTGTATACTTTGTAatgtcaaaataattaattttgatacatttatatatatttatggtaaataataaatatttttttatagaaaataataagtatattttgcgtattttttatttactataTTTTGTGTATGTTTTATAAGGAATAATAAATACACTCGAGGTATATTATGCGTATTTTTCGTGtgtatttcataaaaattaatgaattttatttattttaattgtttaagaATTAATGTAAAAAGATAATAGTAcagtatatattaattattacagTAACTTAAAAGTCAAAAATATAGTTTATTGCATGAAATCCATGTGTCAAATGAAATTCATTAGAACACTTTTAGCCACCCACCTATTAGTAAAGCATAAATGTGTACTGACATGTCAACTAATTAAAGTAGTAATtagctattttttttagtttcggCACTCTTCATCTTCCTACCCTATCTagtcctttttttcttttttatcttgtatttttttttgacatcaAGGGCGGTAGCAGTGTGACCAGGACCAACAGTAGAATTGGTTAGAAGATCATCGACTTGACCAAAACAGCACCAGTTCTTCTTCTCCATGCACCTGCTACTGCTTAAGCTCCAGCTCGCCAACTTCTCCGGCCCCATTTCACCACCGCCGTCTTCCTCCATCTCCATCTCCGCTGTTTTCcaattctattttatttcttCATATTCTTTTTCAAACACTGATTAAGTGTTGGGTGAGaaagattttaataattaagtgTTAAAAAAGTTTTTGAAAGTTAATCACGTATTGACCCCAATAAATTTGAGATTTCCGTATATTTGGGAttactttttcctttttaaataattttcaatttttcccaAGAatgatttacaaaaaaaattaaaacgaaataaTTGATTACAAACATTAGTTTGATACAAATATTACTTAAACAGTTAAATAAACAGAATAAACGTAGAAGATTTTAGATGTTCAGACACTagtataattgttttaaaatattctcaaaatagttgttttgttttttgtaaAACTCCCGGAAAAATTCCAAAACGATTAAGATGATGCCGTATAACAGAGCAAGGAAATCAGTGCAACATTTGGGCCTGGCCCATGTAACCCTTTCCACAAAACTACATCGTATCACTTCCTATCATCGCTTTACTAAATTTCATGCTTACTGGTCAAAATTAGGGCTCCAGAATTGTCCCCTGTTTTCTTCAATCAGACTCATCAACTGCACCAAATTAAACCTAATCGGACAAAATCATGAAGAATCGAAGCTCAATTAACGACGAGGTAAACAAGAATGAGAAGCTTAAAAGCTCAAAATCCGTAAACATGAAAAAGAAGAACATGACGCGATTAGGAGGGCGTGGGCTTTCTCTTGAAGTGTTTGCTAATGTAAAATCAACGAGCAGTCACCACAATCCCGCAATTAAAAGTAACAAATTTTCAATtctatcatttaattttatgttttgcaATTTGCAGGTTGTTTATTAAATTTCTTCTTAATGTTTGATAATCAGAGAAGCAGAGAGAGTTTTACAAGAATGCTAAATGTGTGAACCAGTATAGGAAAAAGATAAAGCAGCAAATTCAACCCAATGATTTGTCTTCAGCTGTTAGACCACGGGAGGTACGGACCATTTTGGAAACGGTAgacgttgattgaatgaagtgtcggTTGAATACGGATATGGAGAAACAGGACATTTGTTTGTGCTACTTAGCTTAACTTAATAGTTTAGTGGTCAAACAGTTGGTCTGCTTATCTGGTAGTACTTTTGGTTTTACAATCAGCTTTCGATACATGTTTGAAAATCGAGTTTTAGGTGTCCCGATGAAGTGGAGATTTGTGTGTGTGCAGAATTGTAATTTTCGTTTACTACTTTGTGTTAATACAGGGTACTAAGGAAACTGCAGAACCTAGTAAAACGATCAATAAGAATAAGAACAAGCAGAAGCACGGTTTGAGAGAATTATATGAGAAACAACGTGAAGAGAAAGAGAATGCGAGAATTGAGAGGGAGGCAGTTTTCAAAGCgaagaaagaagaaagagaaaaggcTGAAG
This window contains:
- the LOC126686339 gene encoding bidirectional sugar transporter N3-like — translated: MALNDPRFVLAFGILGNVVSFLVYLAPLPTFYRVIKKKSTEGFQSIPYSVALFSAMLTLYYATLKENAILLITINSIGCLIEGIYVTIFLIYATQSAKKLTVKLLVFFNLGAYLLIVLLTAKLSHGSVRAHIVGWICAVFSVCVFAAPLSIMRLVIRTRSVEYMPFSLSFFLTLCATCWLGYGLAVNDYFIASPNILGFLFGIAQMALYMIYKNKNKEQILPTTNSQELAKIEPQKSKDGLQNSNATNLNPKQEQKAAVLDGGAAAATGLNNA
- the LOC126685843 gene encoding rRNA-processing protein FYV7; this translates as MKNRSSINDEVNKNEKLKSSKSVNMKKKNMTRLGGRGLSLEVFANVKSTSSHHNPAIKKKQREFYKNAKCVNQYRKKIKQQIQPNDLSSAVRPREGTKETAEPSKTINKNKNKQKHGLRELYEKQREEKENARIEREAVFKAKKEEREKAEARRKAERVKMFKKTRHGQPVMKYRIEHLLQTIQGSN